One Carassius auratus strain Wakin chromosome 16, ASM336829v1, whole genome shotgun sequence genomic window carries:
- the si:ch211-197h24.6 gene encoding uncharacterized protein si:ch211-197h24.6: MEAHPNPNRKGRAGGKKKQQLFSGDIVFTSKNGSIQTIPCLNKRLKSVTDAVIGLQYIWEYRSPSKSVPPHYQCKLCKVQRLQNEMAAHISGWKHGFKYMKQNHKDKVPHEEEDALKDPAIRKAVKAAAAEVEKAEGRGQIKTVLKEPFEVMVFQTMKSAQPNPAFAGTAGLLGPPPRGLKPGGPYGGPRYMGNFPPRGGMMPDFPPGRRGGMDEPSMRRGYPDMGDFTSPGRYGNGMPGPDRGMMEMDDMQHFPDEGPMRMGPDDFGPGPRNEGRGRPFPDDMPMNSSGDRLMGPGPKGPENNSLPATLLKYLDSFRIENEDDAQIVLKVTQKLTDVLMEYRLRSISSVPSVKPLPPMNYSSLSHNSNDRFSGGMPGPSRFYN, translated from the exons ATGGAAGCTCACCCAAATCCTAATAGGAAGGGCAGGGCCGGTGGAAAG AAAAAGCAGCAGCTCTTCAGTGGTGACATAG TCTTCACTTCCAAGAATGGATCCATCCAGACTATACCCTGTCTGAACAAACGGCTCAAGTCAGTCACCGATGCTGTTATTG GCCTGCAGTACATATGGGAGTATCGAAGCCCATCTAAGTCGGTTCCTCCCCATTACCAGTGTAAGCTGTGTAAAGTTCAGCGGCTGCAGAATGAAATGGCTGCTCACATCTCCGGCTGGAAACATGGCTTCAAATACATG AAGCAGAACCACAAAGACAAGGTTCCCCATGAGGAAGAGGATGCACTTAAAGATCCAGCCATCAGGAAAGCTGTtaaagctgctgctgctgaagtggagaaagcTGAGGGAAGAGGTCAAATTAAG acTGTGCTAAAGGAGCCATTTGAGGTTATGGTGTTTCAGACCATGA agtCTGCACAGCCCAATCCAGCATTTGCAGGAACTGCTGGTCTTCTTGGGCCACCTCCAAGAGGGTTAAAACCAG GTGGTCCTTATGGAGGTCCAAGGTACATGGGGAATTTCCCACCACGGGGTGGCATGATGCCTGATTTCCCCCCTGGCAGGCGTGGGGGTATGGATGAACCCTCCATGAGGAGAGGTTATCCTGATATGGGAGACTTCACTAGCCCAGGTCGCTATGGTAATGGCATGCCTGGACCAGACAGGGGGATGATGGAAATGGATGACATGCAGCATTTCCCCGATGAAGGACCCATGCGCATGGGCCCAGATGACTTTGGGCCTGGCCCGCGTAATGAGGGCAGGGGCAGACCTTTCCCTGATGACATGCCCATGAACAGCAGCGGCGACAGATTGATGGGGCCTGGCCCTAAAGGCCCGGAGAACAATAGCCTACCGGCAACACTGCTCAAATATCTG GACTCTTTCCGTATTGAAAACGAGGACGATGCTCAGATTGTCTTGAAGGTCACACAGAAGCTCACAGATGTTCTGATGGAGTATCGCCTCAGAAGTATTTCATCG gtgcCCAGTGTGAAGCCTCTGCCCCCAATGAATTACTCAAGTCTTTCACACAACTCAAATGACAGATTCTCTGGCGGCATGCCAG GTCCATCGAGATTCTACAACTAA
- the LOC113116155 gene encoding RNA-binding protein 12B-like isoform X2, translated as MGEAFIIFNSEREGQLAMRYSGKLLRGSSVSLHISSLAELKRKMESRLKKPKSTAVETKTVPSSPPDNNRGLLLSLMTAIQGLHSNEKVDQGQVPENFNQNVPENDKWSSTDNQTIKDAPHSLTHDMAPKEQKSSGENLNSYKPGYLRLYGFPDSVSKEEIYQFLLGLPVLEVITKVRLSLGWCCLVKLASFTDAEEGLKYSHRKFKEYHVEVRLAHEKMWTDAVEQSKNFMQNIKPHTFSERREVNTERNAIRGFSTKRSAEESLSRGPPKKYSRNFTSPQTELCVIVNNLSKNITKTEIKDIFGCHAIPNYRIKHLLNKWRERTSTAFITFEHAEDYASALNMNGTNVGLKDIEVSAITKEEMLAILRKNRCANVWRPPLHGNPHSDMSCVYARNFPADVRKVEVRDFFRRFNVCEDAIILLVDSQGSGVGEAIVQFECEDIAKQAQSFHGKYFMGAKILLTCITHQQREKILGTL; from the coding sequence ATGGGTGaagcttttatcatttttaattcagAGAGAGAAGGCCAACTAGCCATGCGATACTCCGGAAAACTCCTCAGAGGCTCTTCTGTTTCATTACATATTAGCAGTCTGGCTGAACTCAAGAGAAAAATGGAGTCACGATTAAAGAAACCAAAGTCCACAGCAGTGGAGACTAAAACAGTGCCATCATCCCCACCTGACAACAATAGAGGTCTTTTGCTTAGTCTAATGACTGCCATTCAAGGACTGCATTCAAATGAAAAAGTGGATCAAGGCCAAGTGCCTGAAAATTTCAACCAAAATGTTCCAGAAAATGATAAATGGTCCTCAACAGACAACCAAACAATTAAGGATGCGCCACATAGTCTAACTCATGACATGGCACCTAAGGAGCAAAAAAGCAGTGGAGAAAACCTCAATTCCTATAAGCCAGGCTATCTTCGACTTTATGGATTTCCTGACTCCGTTTCCAAAGAAGAGATCTACCAGTTCCTACTGGGACTTCCAGTGTTGGAAGTCATCACAAAAGTTAGACTGTCACTGGGTTGGTGTTGTCTTGTGAAGCTGGCGAGTTTCACAGATGCTGAGGAGGGGCTGAAATACAGCCATAGGAAATTCAAAGAATACCATGTTGAGGTCAGACTTGCCCATGAAAAGATGTGGACCGATGCTGTGGAGCAGTCCAAAAATTTCATGCAAAACATCAAACCTCACACTTTCTCAGAGCGAAGGGAAGTTAACACGGAAAGAAATGCAATCAGAGGTTTCTCAACCAAAAGAAGTGCAGAGGAGTCACTCTCTCGTGGACCTCCAAAAAAATACAGCAGAAACTTTACATCCCCTCAAACAGAACTTTGTGTTATTGTCAATAATCTTTCAAAGAATATAACCAAGACCGAGATCAAGGATATTTTTGGCTGTCATGCAATCCCAAACtacagaataaagcatttattgaaTAAGTGGAGAGAGCGGACAAGCACTGCATTTATTACCTTTGAGCATGCAGAAGACTATGCCTCAGCTCTTAACATGAATGGCACAAATGTTGGCTTAAAGGACATTGAAGTGTCAGCCATTACTAAAGAAGAAATGCTTGCTATACTCCGCAAAAACAGATGTGCTAATGTCTGGAGGCCACCACTTCATGGAAATCCTCATTCAGACATGTCATGTGTATATGCACGCAATTTTCCTGCAGATGTAAGAAAAGTAGAGGTGAGAGACTTTTTCAGGCGCTTTAACGTCTGTGAAGATGCAATCATATTGCTTGTGGACAGCCAGGGAAGTGGTGTCGGGGAAGCCATCGTGCAGTTTGAATGTGAGGACATCGCCAAACAGGCCCAGAGTTTCCATGGGAAGTATTTCATGGGAGCAAAAATTCTACTCACTTGTATCACACATCAACAGAGGGAGAAGATACTTGGTACATTGTGA
- the LOC113116155 gene encoding RNA-binding protein 12B-like isoform X1 yields the protein MTIVVLRLQGLNTEAGSEDIRRFFHGLHIPEGGVHIIGGKMGEAFIIFNSEREGQLAMRYSGKLLRGSSVSLHISSLAELKRKMESRLKKPKSTAVETKTVPSSPPDNNRGLLLSLMTAIQGLHSNEKVDQGQVPENFNQNVPENDKWSSTDNQTIKDAPHSLTHDMAPKEQKSSGENLNSYKPGYLRLYGFPDSVSKEEIYQFLLGLPVLEVITKVRLSLGWCCLVKLASFTDAEEGLKYSHRKFKEYHVEVRLAHEKMWTDAVEQSKNFMQNIKPHTFSERREVNTERNAIRGFSTKRSAEESLSRGPPKKYSRNFTSPQTELCVIVNNLSKNITKTEIKDIFGCHAIPNYRIKHLLNKWRERTSTAFITFEHAEDYASALNMNGTNVGLKDIEVSAITKEEMLAILRKNRCANVWRPPLHGNPHSDMSCVYARNFPADVRKVEVRDFFRRFNVCEDAIILLVDSQGSGVGEAIVQFECEDIAKQAQSFHGKYFMGAKILLTCITHQQREKILGTL from the coding sequence ATGACAATAGTTGTTCTGCGTTTGCAAGGTTTAAACACAGAGGCGGGATCTGAAGACATCCGAAGATTTTTCCATGGCTTGCACATACCTGAGGGTGGTGTTCATATTATCGGTGGCAAGATGGGTGaagcttttatcatttttaattcagAGAGAGAAGGCCAACTAGCCATGCGATACTCCGGAAAACTCCTCAGAGGCTCTTCTGTTTCATTACATATTAGCAGTCTGGCTGAACTCAAGAGAAAAATGGAGTCACGATTAAAGAAACCAAAGTCCACAGCAGTGGAGACTAAAACAGTGCCATCATCCCCACCTGACAACAATAGAGGTCTTTTGCTTAGTCTAATGACTGCCATTCAAGGACTGCATTCAAATGAAAAAGTGGATCAAGGCCAAGTGCCTGAAAATTTCAACCAAAATGTTCCAGAAAATGATAAATGGTCCTCAACAGACAACCAAACAATTAAGGATGCGCCACATAGTCTAACTCATGACATGGCACCTAAGGAGCAAAAAAGCAGTGGAGAAAACCTCAATTCCTATAAGCCAGGCTATCTTCGACTTTATGGATTTCCTGACTCCGTTTCCAAAGAAGAGATCTACCAGTTCCTACTGGGACTTCCAGTGTTGGAAGTCATCACAAAAGTTAGACTGTCACTGGGTTGGTGTTGTCTTGTGAAGCTGGCGAGTTTCACAGATGCTGAGGAGGGGCTGAAATACAGCCATAGGAAATTCAAAGAATACCATGTTGAGGTCAGACTTGCCCATGAAAAGATGTGGACCGATGCTGTGGAGCAGTCCAAAAATTTCATGCAAAACATCAAACCTCACACTTTCTCAGAGCGAAGGGAAGTTAACACGGAAAGAAATGCAATCAGAGGTTTCTCAACCAAAAGAAGTGCAGAGGAGTCACTCTCTCGTGGACCTCCAAAAAAATACAGCAGAAACTTTACATCCCCTCAAACAGAACTTTGTGTTATTGTCAATAATCTTTCAAAGAATATAACCAAGACCGAGATCAAGGATATTTTTGGCTGTCATGCAATCCCAAACtacagaataaagcatttattgaaTAAGTGGAGAGAGCGGACAAGCACTGCATTTATTACCTTTGAGCATGCAGAAGACTATGCCTCAGCTCTTAACATGAATGGCACAAATGTTGGCTTAAAGGACATTGAAGTGTCAGCCATTACTAAAGAAGAAATGCTTGCTATACTCCGCAAAAACAGATGTGCTAATGTCTGGAGGCCACCACTTCATGGAAATCCTCATTCAGACATGTCATGTGTATATGCACGCAATTTTCCTGCAGATGTAAGAAAAGTAGAGGTGAGAGACTTTTTCAGGCGCTTTAACGTCTGTGAAGATGCAATCATATTGCTTGTGGACAGCCAGGGAAGTGGTGTCGGGGAAGCCATCGTGCAGTTTGAATGTGAGGACATCGCCAAACAGGCCCAGAGTTTCCATGGGAAGTATTTCATGGGAGCAAAAATTCTACTCACTTGTATCACACATCAACAGAGGGAGAAGATACTTGGTACATTGTGA
- the tmem67 gene encoding meckelin, with product MATRTLRAFVCSCSIIFLFKLNVFSCQQFSISFQQPSDCGVDSYFDISSLSCVKCGPNQVSSKSGLACECQTGFRVLVSNGASITCQQCPEANQVVTQDGYGCIHCSGRVGENGKCQCPKGSVLVERDGNGNPLTESRCEACNATEPAFSAPDRTGNRCVRCEDSFINSSQSCVCGSSNVQAGGMCFPSNSLPTSVVPNVIFSQLASSVVSAWFSNFMYSSAAACLLFSNRTACQSLGNMCVMNMHSFSTINNDACGLYNTVYRTTAAQGSSQDISYWRANLPWLYYGDQLGLASRILQSEPLPVGFSFKGAQKNSNIELRAAVYSVRGEFLRWEGIGGGNLQLCPDTPTRQQSAFTFGTAYKQSCVLSVSELLNGYPEPVFYDVFLVIQKPQEDKHLLAVPLLNTKQQFNGQFTNEGSNMNNWLLTRRLMLVDTLSGRQNSLSSSPGVIRVASNIKIGFQLVPNTQKGQVYPPLMTVTYSDIPVTDPSTQTVTVSFSLEYTMDQEEARIKTDIALGVLGGVAVVHSLLKTASWKRRIASPLIDLQTLMKFLVFYAGDLANVFFIITVGSGLYWLIFFKAQLFVSVLLPLPAQEERFVVYVGCAFALKTVQFLHKLFVQLSVDIFFIDWERPRGKASKHVEGSGEAKSQASPVSIWRTYFVANEWNEIQTIRKINPTFQVIAVLFFLEVVGFSNLALRDPSSDLRRSPEAYKPPYSLILRYGVASAMWLCIGLIQMIYFTIFHERFVEDKIRQFVDLCSISNISMLLLSHRCFGYYIHGRSVHGHADTNMDEMNTNLKREAENLCGQRGLLPNSDTQTFQISITNRLRAHYDRIIEPINRRSGPSRLVDASANPCEQSTKAYHTMNRFLGSVLDHAHREMDYIVKDKLLFERLIGMEFIEPLDKSIFYNDDSHSFADVLFYGNEAVLLVFDTLFFCVVDLGSQNFILAAVLTYLQQLVFRLIRNGMGRRNLASKTLVDQRFLI from the exons ATGGCGACGAGGACGCTGAGAGCATTTGTGTGTAGTTGTTCCATCATATTCCTGTTCAAACTAAACGTTTTTTCCTGCCAGCAGTTCTCTATATCTTTTCAGCAGCCTTCGGATTGTGGTGTGGACAGTTATTTTGATATTTCTAGCTTGTCTTGTGTAAAATGCGGGCCGAATCAAGTGAGCAGCAAATCAG GACTGGCATGTGAGTGTCAGACAGGTTTCAGGGTGCTGGTCAGCAATGGGGCGTCCATCACGTGCCAGCAGTGTCCTGAAGCCAATCag GTGGTCACCCAGGATGGGTATGGCTGTATCCATTGTTCTGGAAGGGTAGGGGAGAATGGCAAGTGTCAGTGTCCTAAGGGAAGTGTGCTCG TGGAGAGAGATGGGAATGGGAATCCATTAACTGAATCACGATGTGAAGCATGTAATGCAACAGAGCCCGCTTTTTCTGCCCCAGATAGAACGGGCAACAG GTGTGTAAGATGCGAGGACTCCTTCATCAACTCATCTCAGTCTTGTGTTTGCGGTAGTTCAAACGTACAG GCAGGTGGGATGTGCTTCCCTTCAAACAGTCTACCTACATCAGTTGTCCCAAATGTCATCTTTAGCCAACTG GCCAGCTCTGTCGTATCGGCATGGTTTTCAAACTTCATGTATTCTTCAGCAGCTGCCTGTTTG TTGTTCTCCAACCGGACAGCATGTCAGTCTTTGGGCAACATGTGTGTGATGAACATGCACTCCTTTAGCACCATAAACAATGATGCCTGTGGCCTCTACAACACAGTCTACAGAACAACAGCTGCTCAGGGCAGCAGCCAGGACATCTCCTACTG GAGGGCAAACCTGCCTTGGCTCTACTATGGAGACCAGCTTGGGTTGGCATCACGGATTCTACAGAGTGAGCCACTTCCTGTTGGATTCAGCTTTAAAGGGGCACAAAAG AACTCTAACATCGAGCTGCGGGCTGCTGTTTACTCGGTGCGTGGGGAGTTTCTGAGATGGGAGGGCATCGGTGGAGGAAACCTCCAG CTCTGTCCAGACACCCCTACCAGACAACAGTCTGCTTTCACGTTTGGGACAGCCTACAAGCAGAGT TGTGTTCTCTCTGTGTCAGAGCTTCTGAATGGGTATCCAGAGCCTGTGTTCTATGATGTGTTCCTGGTCATTCAGAAGCCACAGGAGGACAAGCATCTTCTTGCAGTACCTCTCCTAAATACCAAGCAACAGTTTAACGGGCAGTTCACTAATGAGG GATCAAACATGAATAACTGGTTACTGACCCGGAGGCTTATGCTAGTGGACACGTTGAGTGGAAGGCAAAACTCTTTGAGTTCTTCACCTGGGGTCATACGTGTGGCCTCTAACATAAAGATCGG ATTTCAGCTGGTGCCGAATACACAGAAGGGACAGGTGTACCCCCCTCTGATGACTGTGACTTACTCGGATATACCTGTCACTGACCCCTCCACACAGACTGTTACA GTGTCATTCTCTCTTGAGTATACGATGGACCAGGAAGAAGCTCGGATCAAAACTGAT ATTGCTCTTGGTGTGCTGGGTGGGGTGGCTGTTGTCCACTCTTTATTAAAGACCGCAAGCTGGAAAAGAAGAATCGCATCTCCTCTCATTGACCTACAG ACCCTTATGAAGTTTCTGGTGTTCTATGCTGGTGACCTGGCAAATGTTTTCTTCATCATCACGGTTGGAAGCGGCCTCTACTGGCTCATATTCTTTAAG GCCCAGCTATTTGTGTCTGTGTTGCTGCCATTACCAGCTCAGGAGGAGCGCTTTGTTGTTTATGTTGGCTGTGCCTTTGCTTTGAAG ACTGTACAATTTCTTCATAAGCTCTTTGTTCAGCTGTCTGTGGATATTTTCTTCATAGACTGGGAAAGACCTCGTGGTAAAGCCAGTAAGCATGTGGAGG GTTCTGGTGAAGCAAAAAGTCAAGCATCTCCTGTCAGTATCTGGAGAACATATTTTGTGGCCAATGAGTGGAATGAGATTCAGACCATTCGCAAGATCAACCCCACATTTCAGGTCATTGCTGTGCTTTTCTTTCTGGAG GTGGTGGGCTTCTCAAATTTGGCTTTAAGAGACCCCTCATCCGACCTGCGTCGGTCTCCTGAGGCATACAAACCACCATACAGCCTCATACTCCGCTACGGTGTGGCTTCTGCAATGTGGCTCTGCATTGGCTTAATACAG ATGATATACTTCACAATATTCCATGAACGCTTTGTTGAAGACAAGATTCGTCAGTTTGTGGATCTGTGCTCAATTAGCAAT ATCTCCATGCTTCTGCTGTCTCATCGGTGTTTCGGCTACTACATTCATGGACGTTCTGTTCATGGTCATGCTGACACTAACATGGATGAAATGAATACAAACCTGAAGAGGGAGGCG gaGAATCTGTGTGGCCAGAGGGGACTTTTGCCAAACTCAGACACTCAGACATTTCAGATTTCAATAACCAACCGCCTACGAGCACATTATGACCGGATAATCGAGCCAATCAACAGG AGAAGCGGGCCTTCAAGATTGGTGGATGCTTCAGCCAATCCATGTGAGCAGAGCACAAAAGCTTACCATACTATGAACCGATTCCTGGGCTCTGTCCTTGATCAT GCACATCGTGAGATGGATTACATAGTGAAAGATAAGCTGCTATTTGAGAGACTCATCGGTATGGAGTTTATAGAGCcactggataaaagcatcttctatAACG ATGATTCTCACTCATTCGCTGATGTCCTCTTTTATGGTAATGAGGCTGTGCTGTTGGTCTTTGACACCCTATTTTTCTGTGTGGTGGATCTGGGCAGTCAGAACTTCATTCTCGCAGCTGTGTTAACATACCTCCAGCAGCTG GTCTTCAGATTAATCCGAAATGGAATGGGCCGCAGGAACCTAGCAAGCAAAACTCTGGTTGACCAACGATTTCTCATCTAG